A single genomic interval of Deltaproteobacteria bacterium harbors:
- a CDS encoding adenylosuccinate synthase, producing the protein MSTTVVVGVQWGDEGKGKFVDILAHDADIVVRFQGGNNAGHTLVVGDERTVLHLIPSGVLNPGKICVIGNGVVVDPAVLVEELAALRERGYLTDDGCFKISDEAHLILPYHKAIDLARERMRGKGEIGTTGRGIGPAYEDKVARTGIRIVDLLDEAVFKEKLERNIREKNHYLKAILQEEALDFGSIYEAFRAHAERIRPYVTDTALYLHRAIEAGRRVLFEGAQGTMLDVDHGTYPYVTSSNCVAGAVAAGAGIGAGVVRHVVGICKAYTTRVGNGPFPTEELGEIGSRLRETGDEFGSTTGRPRRCGWFDAVLVRQAARLNGLTGIALTKLDVLTGLDPLRICTAYRADGERYERVPASVRLLEAAVPEYEDLPGWTEPLSGARRLEDLPANARRYVARLEELSGTPFTMISVGARREETIILD; encoded by the coding sequence TCTACGACCGTGGTGGTCGGCGTCCAGTGGGGCGACGAAGGCAAGGGGAAGTTCGTCGATATCCTGGCGCACGACGCCGACATCGTCGTGCGTTTCCAGGGCGGCAACAACGCCGGCCACACCCTCGTGGTCGGGGACGAACGCACCGTGCTGCATCTGATCCCGTCGGGCGTCCTCAATCCCGGCAAGATCTGCGTGATCGGCAACGGCGTCGTGGTGGACCCGGCGGTGCTCGTCGAGGAGCTCGCCGCGCTTCGCGAGCGCGGCTACCTCACCGACGACGGCTGCTTCAAGATCAGCGACGAGGCGCACCTGATCCTGCCGTATCACAAGGCGATCGACCTCGCGCGCGAGCGGATGCGCGGCAAGGGCGAGATCGGCACGACGGGCCGGGGCATCGGCCCCGCCTACGAGGACAAGGTCGCGCGCACCGGCATCCGCATCGTCGACCTCCTCGACGAAGCGGTGTTCAAGGAAAAGCTCGAGCGGAACATCCGCGAGAAGAACCACTACCTGAAGGCGATCCTCCAGGAGGAGGCGCTCGACTTCGGCTCCATCTACGAGGCGTTCCGCGCCCACGCCGAACGCATCCGTCCGTATGTCACCGACACCGCCCTCTACCTGCACCGGGCGATCGAGGCGGGCCGCCGCGTGTTGTTCGAGGGCGCGCAGGGGACGATGCTCGACGTCGACCACGGCACGTATCCGTACGTCACCTCGTCGAATTGCGTGGCGGGCGCCGTCGCGGCCGGGGCGGGCATCGGCGCCGGCGTGGTGCGGCACGTGGTCGGCATCTGCAAGGCCTACACGACGCGCGTCGGCAACGGTCCGTTTCCGACCGAGGAGCTCGGGGAGATCGGCTCGCGCCTGCGAGAGACCGGCGACGAGTTCGGCTCCACGACCGGCCGGCCGCGCCGCTGCGGCTGGTTCGATGCGGTGCTCGTCCGTCAGGCGGCGCGCCTGAACGGCCTCACCGGCATCGCCCTCACCAAGCTCGACGTGCTGACGGGCCTCGACCCGCTCCGCATCTGCACCGCGTATCGCGCCGACGGCGAGCGCTACGAACGCGTCCCGGCGAGCGTACGCCTGCTCGAAGCGGCGGTGCCGGAGTACGAGGACCTGCCGGGGTGGACCGAGCCGCTTTCGGGCGCCCGCCGTCTCGAAGACCTGCCGGCGAACGCGCGCCGCTACGTCGCGCGGCTCGAGGAGCTCTCGGGAACGCCCTTCACGATGATCTCGGTCGGCGCCCGGCGCGAAGAGACCATCATCCTCGACTGA
- a CDS encoding SGNH/GDSL hydrolase family protein, whose amino-acid sequence MRRLAPLVLLLASLAVTAGVLELALRVLPIDASSHHSIAGFTVYDPVLGWKLAPSRSLVFRGAHFAVRVTHDAEGLRDDHVDHARAPGRRRVLVLGDSVVWCWGVEHAECFTELVERALGDTDVVNAGVPGYSTAQELLFYENQGRRYRPDVVVLVVSPNDADDNVDRRGPRFRLAGERLVYDPAPPPRRKSAAQEWLQEHSRLFTWLDYVGTVLRRAARSTVAENPPAAPGPMAAEAPAPGPRPTPAAWALTEALFDRFRRDVATDGAELVVVLEMMSERLRAWQRGYWAAHGVPCLELAPALLAAEARGEQVRLEGDPHLAPAGQIVLAAELGRVLRGLPGFGRIR is encoded by the coding sequence ATGCGACGTCTCGCGCCGCTCGTGCTGCTGCTTGCGAGCCTCGCGGTCACGGCGGGTGTCCTGGAGCTCGCGCTTCGCGTCCTGCCGATCGACGCGTCGTCGCACCACTCGATCGCGGGCTTCACGGTCTACGACCCGGTTCTCGGCTGGAAGCTCGCGCCGTCACGGTCGCTGGTGTTCCGCGGGGCGCACTTTGCCGTCCGGGTGACGCACGACGCGGAGGGCCTGCGAGACGACCACGTCGATCATGCGCGCGCGCCCGGCCGCCGCCGCGTGCTCGTCCTCGGCGACTCGGTCGTGTGGTGTTGGGGCGTCGAGCACGCCGAGTGCTTCACGGAGCTCGTCGAGCGCGCGCTCGGCGACACCGACGTCGTGAACGCCGGCGTTCCGGGCTACTCGACCGCGCAGGAGCTGCTCTTCTACGAGAATCAAGGACGGCGTTACCGACCCGACGTGGTCGTGCTCGTCGTGTCGCCGAACGACGCGGACGACAACGTCGACCGGCGCGGACCGCGCTTCCGGCTGGCCGGAGAGCGCCTGGTGTACGACCCGGCGCCGCCCCCGCGGCGGAAGTCGGCGGCGCAGGAGTGGCTGCAGGAGCATTCCCGGCTCTTCACGTGGCTCGACTACGTGGGCACGGTGCTGCGGCGAGCCGCGCGCTCGACGGTCGCGGAGAACCCGCCGGCGGCGCCCGGGCCCATGGCTGCCGAGGCGCCGGCGCCCGGGCCCCGCCCCACTCCCGCGGCGTGGGCGCTTACCGAGGCGCTCTTCGACCGTTTCCGGCGCGACGTGGCGACGGACGGCGCGGAGCTCGTCGTGGTGCTGGAGATGATGTCCGAGCGGCTGCGCGCCTGGCAGCGCGGATACTGGGCCGCGCACGGCGTGCCGTGTCTCGAGCTCGCTCCGGCGCTGCTCGCGGCGGAGGCGCGCGGCGAGCAGGTCCGGCTCGAGGGCGACCCGCATCTCGCCCCGGCGGGCCAGATTGTGCTCGCGGCCGAGCTCGGGCGCGTGCTGCGCGGGCTACCAGGCTTCGGTCGAATTCGTTAG
- a CDS encoding O-antigen ligase family protein, with the protein MERSPMPPALRVVIALLVMTIVVAWSGAPRDAYAWGGVGLTLWSASRRPLALRDNPALVLLLLFVAWTLLGTLWAPEPARAFRDWVKLATLAAFAWSTAQLMATRDDGTHVAYVLRCLCVALTVVYLVEVAVWLRTVGREWHFGDRVMDPFSFQHINTFAGMIVASFALGWLVLRSDWAFRRTIVAIQLATGIVLLWLFASRTAQVSLVALVTVALLAQRRPLMRWLAVAALVAAAVAGPVVNPRFRDATMWTLHNRVQLWRGTVELISARPLFGYGWGDKTFQPIHAAHDPNRPEDWPHAHNLALQVAFGAGVIGLGLYVATFWFALAPLWRARRSADPVRARLARVLLLSAAGVGIFSLADVPRGPLHLYLWTWWAAGVALTGTRRPPAGLDQVSSSSRGTPSERRAPRPAASIAR; encoded by the coding sequence GTGGAACGTTCGCCGATGCCGCCGGCCCTCCGGGTCGTGATCGCGTTGCTCGTGATGACGATCGTCGTCGCCTGGTCGGGCGCGCCCCGTGACGCCTACGCCTGGGGGGGCGTGGGGCTGACGCTCTGGTCGGCGTCGCGCCGGCCGCTCGCGCTGCGCGACAACCCGGCGCTGGTCCTGCTCCTGCTCTTCGTCGCGTGGACGCTTCTCGGGACGCTCTGGGCGCCGGAGCCGGCGCGCGCGTTCCGCGACTGGGTGAAGCTCGCGACGCTCGCGGCGTTCGCGTGGAGCACGGCGCAGCTCATGGCGACCCGCGACGACGGCACGCACGTCGCGTACGTCCTGCGCTGCCTCTGCGTGGCGCTCACGGTCGTCTACCTCGTCGAGGTGGCCGTGTGGCTCCGGACCGTCGGGCGCGAGTGGCACTTCGGCGATCGCGTCATGGATCCCTTCAGCTTCCAGCACATCAACACGTTCGCCGGCATGATCGTCGCGTCGTTCGCGCTCGGCTGGCTCGTGCTCCGCAGCGACTGGGCGTTCCGCAGGACGATCGTGGCGATCCAGCTCGCGACCGGGATCGTGCTGCTCTGGCTCTTCGCGTCGCGCACGGCGCAGGTGAGCCTCGTCGCGCTCGTGACGGTAGCGCTCCTCGCGCAGCGGCGGCCGCTCATGCGCTGGCTCGCCGTCGCGGCGCTCGTCGCGGCGGCGGTCGCGGGGCCGGTCGTGAATCCGCGCTTCCGCGACGCGACCATGTGGACCCTTCACAACCGCGTGCAGCTCTGGCGCGGCACGGTCGAGCTGATCTCGGCGCGACCGCTGTTCGGCTACGGCTGGGGGGACAAGACCTTCCAGCCGATCCACGCCGCGCACGACCCGAATCGCCCGGAGGATTGGCCGCACGCGCACAACTTGGCGCTCCAGGTCGCGTTCGGCGCCGGCGTGATCGGGCTCGGGCTGTACGTCGCGACGTTCTGGTTCGCGCTCGCGCCGCTCTGGCGCGCGCGGCGGTCCGCCGATCCCGTCCGTGCGCGTCTCGCCCGTGTCCTGCTGCTCTCGGCCGCGGGGGTCGGCATCTTCTCGCTTGCCGACGTGCCGCGCGGACCGCTGCACCTCTATCTCTGGACGTGGTGGGCGGCCGGGGTCGCGCTCACGGGTACGCGGCGTCCGCCGGCCGGGCTCGATCAGGTGTCGTCGTCGAGCCGCGGCACGCCGTCCGAGCGGCGCGCTCCGCGGCCTGCCGCCAGCATCGCCCGGTAG
- a CDS encoding glycosyltransferase family 2 protein has protein sequence MASGLAILVATRDREPHLRRLLASVVALAGFDRVRPAVVVVDDGSTDGTAALARATAAAHPTVRHLAVPAGGKSRALNVAIRRTAAERYAFVDDDVALDPQWLVAIEAYGARHPAFAAAQGTIRIAPEAEAQPSVVAAIERWHTIPRCDYGPTAVEAPSLIGANMLIARRTFARVGLFDERLGPGAAGASEDTELALRIRAAGERIGYVADAIAYHAVEPDRLGPAYFRALHEARGRSRVHYKFDAHRSPLAVALRVFPDAARAAVGVALTSLGGRGEPHRRALARWYHYRAMLAAGRGARRSDGVPRLDDDT, from the coding sequence ATGGCGTCCGGTCTCGCCATCCTCGTCGCCACCCGGGACCGCGAGCCGCACCTGCGGCGGCTGCTGGCGAGCGTCGTCGCGCTCGCCGGCTTCGACCGCGTCCGGCCGGCGGTCGTCGTCGTCGACGACGGCTCGACCGACGGCACCGCCGCGCTCGCGCGGGCGACTGCCGCCGCCCATCCGACCGTCCGCCACCTCGCCGTGCCGGCCGGCGGCAAGAGCCGGGCGCTCAACGTCGCGATCCGCCGGACAGCAGCCGAGCGCTATGCCTTCGTCGACGATGACGTCGCGCTCGATCCCCAGTGGCTCGTCGCGATCGAAGCGTACGGCGCGCGGCACCCGGCGTTCGCCGCCGCGCAGGGCACGATCCGGATCGCGCCCGAGGCCGAGGCGCAGCCGAGCGTGGTCGCCGCGATCGAGCGCTGGCACACCATTCCGCGCTGCGACTACGGGCCGACGGCCGTCGAGGCGCCGTCGCTGATCGGCGCCAACATGCTCATCGCGCGCCGGACCTTCGCGCGCGTCGGGCTGTTCGACGAGCGCCTCGGGCCGGGCGCCGCGGGCGCGTCGGAGGACACGGAGCTGGCGCTCCGCATCCGCGCCGCCGGAGAGCGCATCGGCTACGTCGCGGACGCGATCGCCTACCACGCCGTCGAGCCGGACCGCCTCGGCCCCGCGTACTTCCGCGCGCTCCACGAAGCGCGCGGCCGAAGCCGCGTCCACTACAAGTTCGACGCCCACCGCTCGCCGCTCGCGGTCGCGCTCCGCGTGTTTCCCGACGCGGCGCGGGCCGCCGTCGGCGTGGCGCTCACCAGCCTCGGGGGCCGCGGCGAGCCGCACCGGCGCGCGCTCGCGCGCTGGTATCACTACCGGGCGATGCTGGCGGCAGGCCGCGGAGCGCGCCGCTCGGACGGCGTGCCGCGGCTCGACGACGACACCTGA
- the ggt gene encoding gamma-glutamyltransferase has protein sequence MIGSGFWRALVVAALLVTSACVAPDGGGRTQRRGLSMALAAKPSASPTPEATRAEGRLGAIAAEHPRAAEIGLAVMERGGNAADAAIATTWAVCVLNASSCGVGGGGFMLVNRPDGTVSALDYRETAPALAHRDLYRRGDEVLPELSRRGGLAVAVPGEVAGLEAARERFARLPRDVLMAPAIALARDGFPLGPHLAKEIAQNLTALRATPALALLFLDAAGNPRPQGDLVRLPDLAATLERVAREGADGFYRGPVAQEIARAVRDAGGMLSTQDLASYHPHWRHPLRGTYRGFEVFTMPPPSSGGVIIEILNILAGDDLAALGATSPAYYHLLAEAMGNGFADRARWYGDPEFTPVPIERLTSPAYGAMLRARITPDKTLPQDRYGTAPDAGTTHVSVVDAEGMAVACTSTVNTAFGAMLVAGSTGVILNNEMDDFSLAPGVPNSFGLVGGEANSIAAGKRPLSSMTPIIVRADGRPRVVAGGSGGPLIVSATLQTLLGILDFGLDPAAAIAAPRIHQQWAPPSLISEVELDPATAADLTARGHVLRRLPFAGAVQVVVARDGTLIAAADPRKNGGAAAR, from the coding sequence GTGATCGGCTCGGGGTTCTGGCGCGCGCTCGTCGTCGCCGCGTTGCTCGTGACGAGCGCCTGCGTCGCGCCCGACGGTGGCGGACGCACGCAACGCCGCGGCCTCTCGATGGCGCTCGCGGCGAAGCCGTCCGCCTCGCCGACGCCGGAGGCCACGCGCGCCGAAGGCCGTTTGGGCGCCATCGCGGCGGAGCACCCGCGTGCCGCCGAGATCGGGCTCGCCGTGATGGAGCGCGGCGGCAACGCGGCCGATGCCGCGATCGCCACCACCTGGGCCGTGTGCGTGCTGAACGCGTCGTCGTGCGGCGTCGGCGGCGGCGGCTTCATGCTGGTGAACCGCCCCGACGGGACCGTGAGCGCGCTCGACTACCGCGAAACCGCGCCCGCCCTCGCCCACCGCGACCTCTATCGCCGCGGCGACGAGGTCCTGCCCGAGCTCTCGCGACGCGGCGGGCTCGCCGTCGCCGTGCCCGGCGAGGTCGCCGGCCTCGAAGCGGCGCGTGAGCGCTTCGCGCGGCTTCCGCGCGACGTGCTCATGGCGCCCGCGATCGCGCTCGCGCGCGACGGCTTCCCCCTCGGCCCCCACCTCGCGAAGGAGATCGCGCAGAACCTGACCGCTCTCCGCGCCACGCCGGCCCTCGCCCTCCTCTTCCTCGACGCCGCCGGCAATCCTCGACCGCAGGGCGACCTCGTCCGGCTGCCGGATCTGGCCGCGACGCTCGAGCGCGTCGCGCGTGAAGGCGCGGACGGCTTCTACCGCGGCCCGGTCGCACAGGAGATCGCGCGCGCGGTCCGCGACGCCGGGGGCATGCTCTCGACCCAGGACCTCGCGAGCTACCACCCGCACTGGCGCCATCCGCTGCGCGGCACGTACCGCGGCTTCGAGGTCTTCACCATGCCGCCGCCGAGCTCGGGCGGCGTCATCATCGAGATCCTGAACATCCTCGCCGGCGACGACCTCGCGGCGCTCGGCGCGACGAGCCCCGCCTACTACCACCTGCTCGCCGAGGCGATGGGAAACGGCTTCGCCGACCGCGCGCGCTGGTACGGCGACCCCGAGTTCACCCCGGTCCCGATCGAGCGGCTCACCTCGCCCGCGTACGGCGCGATGCTGCGCGCCCGCATCACGCCGGACAAGACGCTGCCGCAGGACCGCTACGGCACGGCGCCCGACGCCGGCACGACCCACGTCTCGGTCGTCGACGCCGAGGGCATGGCGGTGGCCTGCACGAGCACCGTCAACACCGCCTTCGGGGCCATGCTGGTCGCGGGCTCGACGGGCGTCATCCTCAACAACGAGATGGACGACTTCTCGCTCGCCCCCGGCGTGCCGAACAGCTTCGGCCTGGTCGGCGGCGAGGCCAACAGCATCGCCGCCGGCAAGCGGCCGCTGAGTTCCATGACGCCGATCATCGTGCGCGCCGACGGCCGGCCGCGCGTCGTGGCCGGCGGCTCGGGCGGGCCGCTCATCGTCTCGGCGACCCTGCAGACGTTGCTCGGCATCCTCGACTTCGGGCTCGACCCCGCGGCCGCGATCGCGGCACCCCGCATCCACCAGCAGTGGGCGCCCCCCTCGCTCATCAGCGAGGTCGAGCTCGACCCGGCGACGGCCGCCGACCTGACGGCGCGCGGCCACGTGCTGCGGCGCCTCCCGTTCGCCGGCGCCGTCCAGGTCGTGGTGGCGCGCGACGGCACGCTGATCGCCGCCGCCGACCCGAGGAAGAACGGTGGCGCGGCCGCCCGCTGA
- a CDS encoding PAS domain S-box protein has product MPASHDPPVAQAIPPALDLAVFRQMADMSSEAFFLTDQAGRFRYVNQRGFELGGWSWEELQGMTIADVNPDVPLALYRQAIATMPLGPGMVLSVRARRKDGSLFPSEVSFARLEIGGESYVFGVARDVTERTHMEAAQRQFGQRMLELLDAERRRLARELHEDIGRAVGTIDALLETLERTPGAVEDDVRPTLAATHATVRQITESVARLVDHTHPAELLAEGLESTIRRHAEAFALRHGLALRLTTVPVGDALTTEYELHLYRIVQEALTNVARHARASQVGVNLARRRHRIVLTIVDDGVGFDAAEPRLAGLGLTTMRERVEMMGGELRIRTGVRRGTAIHVTLPI; this is encoded by the coding sequence GTGCCCGCCTCCCACGACCCGCCGGTCGCTCAGGCGATTCCTCCCGCGCTCGATCTCGCCGTCTTCCGCCAGATGGCCGACATGTCGAGCGAAGCCTTCTTCCTCACCGATCAGGCCGGCCGTTTCCGCTACGTCAATCAACGCGGCTTCGAGCTCGGCGGGTGGAGCTGGGAGGAGCTACAGGGGATGACGATCGCCGACGTCAATCCCGACGTCCCGCTCGCCCTCTATCGCCAGGCGATCGCCACGATGCCGCTCGGACCGGGGATGGTGCTGTCGGTGCGCGCGCGGCGCAAGGACGGCTCCCTCTTCCCGAGCGAGGTGAGCTTCGCGCGGCTCGAGATCGGCGGCGAGTCGTACGTGTTCGGCGTCGCCCGCGACGTCACCGAGCGCACGCACATGGAGGCCGCGCAGCGGCAATTCGGACAGCGCATGCTCGAGCTGCTGGACGCCGAGCGCCGGCGCCTCGCGCGCGAGCTGCACGAGGACATCGGCCGCGCCGTCGGCACGATCGACGCGCTGCTCGAGACGCTCGAGCGCACCCCCGGCGCGGTCGAGGACGACGTCCGACCGACCCTCGCGGCGACGCACGCCACGGTGCGGCAGATCACCGAGTCGGTCGCCCGCCTGGTCGACCACACGCATCCGGCGGAGCTCCTCGCGGAGGGGCTCGAGTCGACGATCCGCCGGCACGCCGAGGCCTTCGCGCTCCGCCACGGACTCGCGCTCCGGCTCACGACGGTTCCGGTCGGCGACGCGCTCACGACCGAGTACGAGCTGCACCTCTATCGGATCGTCCAGGAGGCGCTGACCAACGTCGCGCGCCACGCGCGCGCCTCGCAGGTGGGCGTGAACCTGGCGCGCCGGCGCCACCGTATCGTGCTCACGATCGTCGACGACGGCGTCGGCTTCGACGCCGCCGAGCCTCGCCTCGCCGGGCTCGGCCTCACGACGATGCGCGAGCGCGTCGAGATGATGGGTGGCGAGCTCCGCATCCGGACGGGGGTGCGCCGCGGCACCGCCATCCACGTCACCCTGCCGATCTAG
- a CDS encoding PAS domain S-box protein: MSRPAAPLSGLSAPLDLEVFRRMADMSNEAFFLTDAAAHLRYVNERALTLTGYAREQLLGMTLFDLEPEFPRVRLFDMLEAAVRGPIPPFEARTLRRDGVYVPTDVSLARIDFGGAAYLFGVVRDVSERKQAEAEQRSFARRMLENLEAERQRVARELHDDVGQAVATVGVLLHALAQTPGAVAEAMRPALSTTLTTIGGMTESVARLCREYHPAELLGLGLEDGLRAYVREFARRHGLASRISTPPLAEPLDDEHELHLYRIAQEALANVARHARAREVVVRLARRGQRLLLTVHDDGVGFSPAGAESESRGLGLATMRERAEIMGAVFTIRSRPRGGTEVRVVLPIGAPRGAGADARAAAT; this comes from the coding sequence ATGAGCCGACCGGCCGCCCCGCTCTCGGGCCTCTCCGCGCCGCTCGATCTCGAGGTCTTCCGTCGCATGGCCGACATGTCGAACGAGGCGTTCTTCCTCACCGACGCCGCCGCCCACCTGCGCTACGTGAACGAGCGCGCGCTCACGTTGACCGGTTATGCGCGCGAACAGCTCCTCGGCATGACCCTCTTCGACCTCGAGCCCGAGTTTCCGCGGGTCCGCTTGTTCGACATGCTGGAAGCCGCGGTGCGGGGCCCGATCCCGCCGTTCGAGGCGCGCACGCTCCGGCGCGACGGCGTCTACGTCCCGACCGACGTGAGCCTGGCGCGGATCGACTTCGGCGGCGCCGCCTACCTCTTCGGCGTCGTCCGCGACGTCAGCGAGCGGAAGCAGGCCGAGGCGGAGCAACGGAGCTTCGCGCGGCGGATGCTGGAGAACCTCGAGGCCGAGCGCCAGCGCGTGGCCCGCGAGCTGCACGACGACGTCGGTCAGGCGGTGGCGACCGTCGGCGTGCTCCTCCACGCCCTCGCCCAGACGCCCGGCGCCGTTGCGGAGGCGATGCGCCCGGCGCTCTCGACGACGCTCACGACCATCGGCGGCATGACCGAGTCGGTGGCCCGGCTCTGCCGCGAGTACCACCCCGCCGAGCTGCTCGGGCTCGGCCTCGAGGACGGCCTGCGGGCGTACGTACGCGAGTTCGCGCGCCGCCACGGCCTCGCTTCCCGCATCTCGACGCCGCCGCTCGCCGAGCCGCTCGACGACGAGCACGAGCTCCACCTCTATCGCATCGCGCAGGAGGCGCTCGCCAACGTCGCGCGCCACGCGCGGGCGCGCGAGGTCGTGGTCCGGCTCGCGCGCCGCGGCCAGCGCTTGCTTCTCACCGTCCACGACGACGGAGTCGGCTTCTCCCCGGCGGGGGCGGAGAGCGAGTCGCGGGGCCTCGGGCTCGCGACGATGCGCGAGCGAGCCGAGATCATGGGCGCCGTCTTCACCATCCGGAGCCGTCCTCGGGGCGGCACCGAAGTCCGCGTCGTGCTGCCGATCGGCGCACCGCGCGGCGCTGGCGCGGACGCGCGCGCGGCCGCGACTTGA
- a CDS encoding PAS domain S-box protein, giving the protein MATRLLRPLPEPTPNPALDLAVFRQMADMSNEGFYLCDARGRFLYVNDRSSGWSGYTREELLGLTISDVNPDFPPDRLAALVRNLRHGPVPPFETISRHKDGTIVPVEVSVARLEIDGASFMFGVVQDISQRKQLEATRKTFTQRMLRTLEAERQRVARELHDDVGQAIATVGVLLHALEQTPDSIAPVVRPALAETHASIRQITESVARMVRDYHPSELLEVGFEGTLRSHVVQFTQRHRLALELATTSTTGLLDHERELHLYRIAQEALLNVARHARARRVIVRLRTRLGQLVLSIRDDGVGFSADAAAGAGLGLVTMRERAELMHATLAVRSAARRGTEVRVELRVDATRPLPLAARAPSTAAPTPARSPRRVPRAAKARSR; this is encoded by the coding sequence GTGGCGACGCGCCTCCTTCGTCCGCTTCCCGAGCCGACCCCGAACCCGGCCCTCGATCTCGCCGTGTTCCGCCAGATGGCGGACATGTCGAACGAAGGGTTCTACCTCTGCGACGCGCGCGGCCGCTTCCTCTACGTGAACGATCGCAGCTCGGGGTGGAGCGGCTACACCCGCGAGGAGCTCCTCGGCCTCACGATCTCCGACGTCAACCCGGACTTTCCGCCCGACCGGCTCGCGGCGCTCGTGCGGAACCTCCGTCACGGTCCCGTCCCGCCGTTCGAGACGATCAGCCGCCACAAGGACGGCACGATCGTGCCGGTCGAGGTCAGCGTCGCGCGCCTCGAGATCGACGGGGCGAGCTTCATGTTCGGCGTCGTGCAGGACATCAGTCAGCGGAAACAGCTCGAGGCGACACGCAAGACCTTCACGCAGCGCATGCTGCGGACGCTCGAAGCCGAGCGCCAGCGGGTCGCGCGCGAGCTGCACGACGACGTCGGCCAGGCGATCGCGACGGTCGGCGTACTGCTGCACGCGCTCGAACAGACGCCGGACTCGATCGCCCCCGTCGTCCGTCCGGCGCTCGCCGAGACGCACGCGAGCATCCGGCAGATCACCGAGTCGGTGGCGCGGATGGTGCGCGACTATCATCCCTCGGAGCTGCTCGAGGTCGGCTTCGAGGGCACGCTGCGCTCGCACGTCGTACAGTTCACCCAACGCCACCGGCTCGCGCTCGAGCTCGCGACGACGTCGACCACCGGCCTCCTCGACCACGAGCGGGAGCTGCACCTCTATCGCATCGCGCAGGAGGCGCTCCTCAACGTCGCCCGCCACGCGCGCGCGCGTCGGGTGATCGTGCGTCTCCGTACGCGACTCGGGCAGCTCGTCCTTTCGATCCGCGACGACGGCGTCGGGTTCTCGGCCGACGCGGCGGCCGGTGCGGGGCTCGGTCTCGTCACGATGCGCGAGCGCGCCGAGCTGATGCACGCGACGCTCGCCGTCCGGTCCGCAGCGCGCCGGGGGACCGAGGTCCGCGTCGAGCTGCGGGTCGACGCCACCCGCCCGCTGCCGCTCGCCGCACGCGCGCCGTCGACGGCGGCGCCGACGCCGGCGCGCAGCCCACGCCGCGTCCCGCGCGCCGCCAAGGCCCGGAGCCGATGA
- a CDS encoding sulfurtransferase TusA family protein: MTVPRRLDLSGVPCPLSWAKTKVVLADLAPGDLLELVLDDPRGARDLPRAAEAEGHHVVSEEAGAARWVIVLEK; this comes from the coding sequence ATGACGGTGCCGCGTCGACTCGATCTGAGCGGAGTTCCCTGCCCGCTCTCGTGGGCGAAGACGAAGGTGGTCCTCGCCGACCTGGCGCCCGGAGACCTGCTCGAGCTCGTCCTCGACGACCCGCGCGGCGCCCGGGACCTACCGCGCGCCGCGGAAGCGGAGGGCCACCACGTCGTCTCCGAGGAGGCCGGGGCGGCACGCTGGGTGATCGTGCTCGAGAAATAG